Proteins found in one uncultured Desulfuromonas sp. genomic segment:
- a CDS encoding DUF1858 domain-containing protein, protein MFDKTTKITAVLKEHPKAKEVLESFGLQCSTCSGAKHESIELGATNHGLDVNELLTRLNALFDEAPEK, encoded by the coding sequence ATGTTCGATAAAACCACAAAAATAACGGCGGTGTTAAAAGAGCATCCCAAAGCCAAAGAAGTCCTAGAATCCTTTGGTTTACAATGCTCAACCTGTTCCGGAGCCAAGCATGAGTCGATAGAGCTCGGCGCGACTAATCATGGTCTGGATGTCAACGAGTTGCTCACTCGCCTTAATGCATTGTTTGATGAGGCCCCTGAAAAATAA
- a CDS encoding DUF2726 domain-containing protein encodes MNFFDLLSGQGVFLFFFAFVLFFIALAARFVSSRSASSSCASYKRLGALLTPSERSFYGVLCQSVSEDVVVCPKVRVADVLSVEKTDRSSWQRAFNRIAMKHFDFVVCDRADFSVRYAVELDDSSHLNLKRAERDKFVDSVCRSSLVPLVRIKAQSGYSIAAIAGTIKAELDSQKEEFDF; translated from the coding sequence ATGAATTTTTTTGATTTACTTTCAGGGCAGGGCGTGTTTTTGTTTTTTTTTGCTTTTGTCTTATTTTTTATTGCCTTGGCGGCTAGGTTTGTTTCTTCTCGTTCTGCCAGTTCCTCTTGCGCATCATATAAGCGTTTGGGCGCACTTTTAACGCCTTCTGAGCGTTCATTTTACGGCGTTCTTTGTCAGTCTGTATCTGAGGATGTCGTTGTTTGTCCTAAGGTTCGTGTAGCTGATGTCTTAAGCGTTGAAAAAACGGATCGTTCCTCTTGGCAACGTGCTTTTAACCGTATAGCTATGAAACATTTTGATTTCGTGGTTTGCGATAGAGCAGATTTTAGCGTTAGGTATGCCGTGGAACTTGACGATTCGTCACACCTTAACCTCAAACGAGCAGAGCGGGATAAGTTTGTTGATAGTGTTTGTCGGTCTTCGTTGGTACCGCTTGTGAGGATTAAGGCACAGTCTGGATATTCCATAGCGGCCATAGCGGGAACAATTAAGGCAGAACTTGACAGCCAGAAGGAAGAGTTTGACTTTTAA
- a CDS encoding M20 family metallo-hydrolase gives MIDSKRFQNDFCAITQFGALENGGVTRLALSKADHEARNYLIKQMQNADLDVHIDPYGNIRGRRAGSDNQLPAVMVGSHLDTVPQGGHYDGIIGVLAALELVRHLNDEQITTQYPIEIINFCCEESSRFGVATLGSKGLTGQLGCAQMRQLRDRDGISFYQALQQSGCSPDAENRSHLSQGEIKAFFELHIEQGPVLEHHQEHLGIVEAIAAPSRFRVTIHGRSDHSGTTPMTMRQDALVAAAQLILGTEQIAQQSSEQSVATIGEIHTQPNVMNVVPGSVSLGVDIRDIDGNRKQRMVAAFQKLVHKVETQSGCRILTEMLCDDVPVQLDETLQQQLIELAQAHQWRYRKMPSGAGHDAMLMARLAPAALIFIPSHDGISHNIAESSSLEDIMRGVTLLSEAVQQSAQG, from the coding sequence ATGATTGACTCAAAACGCTTTCAAAATGATTTTTGTGCGATTACCCAGTTTGGTGCTTTAGAAAATGGGGGAGTCACACGTCTGGCGCTATCCAAAGCTGATCATGAAGCACGTAACTATTTGATAAAACAGATGCAAAATGCTGATCTCGACGTTCATATCGATCCTTATGGCAACATCCGAGGACGACGTGCCGGGAGTGATAACCAGCTGCCTGCGGTGATGGTCGGATCTCACCTGGATACTGTGCCGCAAGGGGGGCATTACGATGGCATCATTGGTGTACTCGCCGCCCTAGAACTCGTCCGGCACTTGAATGATGAACAGATTACAACACAATACCCCATTGAAATTATTAACTTTTGTTGCGAAGAATCCAGCCGATTCGGCGTTGCAACATTGGGAAGCAAGGGGTTGACCGGTCAACTTGGTTGCGCGCAAATGAGACAACTTCGTGATCGTGACGGAATCAGCTTTTATCAGGCGTTGCAGCAGTCGGGGTGCTCACCGGATGCAGAGAATCGCAGCCATCTGTCCCAAGGGGAAATCAAGGCATTTTTTGAACTGCATATTGAACAAGGCCCGGTTCTTGAGCATCATCAGGAACATCTGGGCATCGTTGAGGCGATTGCGGCACCCAGTCGTTTTCGTGTGACCATCCATGGGCGCAGTGATCATTCAGGAACAACACCGATGACGATGCGTCAGGATGCCTTGGTCGCAGCCGCCCAGCTTATTCTTGGCACTGAGCAGATTGCTCAACAAAGCAGTGAACAGAGCGTTGCCACAATTGGCGAGATCCATACCCAGCCCAATGTCATGAATGTCGTGCCCGGATCGGTTTCTTTGGGGGTTGATATTCGCGACATTGATGGAAACCGGAAGCAACGTATGGTTGCAGCCTTTCAAAAACTTGTCCATAAGGTTGAGACGCAATCCGGTTGTCGCATCCTGACCGAAATGCTGTGTGACGATGTTCCGGTCCAATTAGATGAGACGCTGCAACAGCAATTGATCGAACTGGCTCAAGCCCATCAGTGGCGTTACCGCAAAATGCCAAGTGGCGCCGGCCATGACGCCATGCTCATGGCACGGCTTGCACCCGCAGCATTGATCTTTATTCCCAGCCATGATGGCATAAGTCACAACATCGCTGAATCCAGTTCTCTGGAAGATATTATGCGCGGTGTCACATTACTGTCTGAGGCTGTCCAGCAGTCGGCTCAAGGGTAA
- the greA gene encoding transcription elongation factor GreA yields MSDSVPMTPECYARLQEELKTRIKVDRPKVVQDIAEARSHGDLSENAEYDAAKDRQAHIEGRIAELNDKLARAEVIDPKSINTEKIVFGATVTLFDTDSDNEVVYQIVGEDEADIKQGKISVTSPVGKALIGHTLDDEVRINVPSGTRIYEVTEIEYK; encoded by the coding sequence ATGTCTGATTCCGTACCGATGACACCCGAATGTTATGCGCGCCTTCAGGAAGAACTTAAAACACGTATTAAGGTTGATCGTCCTAAAGTCGTTCAAGATATTGCCGAAGCTCGCTCCCATGGCGATCTCTCAGAAAACGCTGAATACGATGCCGCCAAAGATCGTCAGGCTCACATTGAGGGGCGCATTGCTGAGCTGAATGACAAGCTGGCTCGTGCCGAAGTGATTGACCCGAAGAGCATTAATACGGAAAAAATCGTTTTTGGTGCTACCGTCACGCTTTTCGACACGGATTCTGACAATGAAGTGGTTTACCAGATTGTCGGTGAAGATGAAGCAGACATCAAACAGGGCAAGATCTCCGTCACCTCACCGGTAGGTAAAGCATTGATCGGCCATACCCTGGATGATGAAGTCCGTATCAATGTTCCTTCAGGAACGCGCATTTACGAAGTGACGGAAATCGAATACAAATAG
- the recG gene encoding ATP-dependent DNA helicase RecG, producing the protein MGHPASQPADLSTPLSSLRGVGPKLCEKLTRLGLHTVEDLLYTLPHRYEDRRHFSSISQLKPGESGQFRGKILNADEVPMGRGRKKLFEVVVGDDTGQMLLKWFHYRRDWMKKNYTPGRIAQVYGEVRIYSGRREILHPEIDFNDATDSATLRILPVYPLTEGLSQKQLRNFCQQAVSVYAESVPTHLPEWIMKKRDLLPLSQALLHCHCPPVESDFYCLQHGQDPARQTLVYDEFFYLQLGLTLRRQGVQVEQGRAFTLEHRYTQPLAKALPFSLTAAQKRVLGEIKQDMLAPHPMNRLIQGDVGSGKTIVALMAALIAIENNAQAAVLAPTEILAEQHYRQFHHWMTQLGLHCALLTGSTAKSERQALLENLAQGEITLLVGTHAILQPDVTFADLGLVIIDEQHRFGVQQRQQLRKKGHNPDTLVMTATPIPRTLSLTLYGDLAMSVIDELPPGRTPITTRIARSSQRPQLLDFVRRELDKGHQVYFVYPLVEESERSELKAATEAFETLEKELGSEYRGGLLHGRLHPRDKEAVMEKFKQAQIHYLVATTVIEVGIDVPNASVMVIEHAERFGLAQLHQLRGRVGRGAAKSYCVLVPSEQCSRDGQQRLNIMQNSNDGFVIAEADLELRGPGEFLGTRQAGIENFRVANLLRDALLLEQAREDALQLIEQDDFLTSPQYYALRKTLKQRWGSRLELASVG; encoded by the coding sequence ATGGGACATCCTGCGTCACAGCCTGCTGATTTAAGTACCCCTCTGAGTTCCCTCAGAGGGGTCGGTCCCAAACTGTGCGAAAAACTGACCCGCCTTGGTCTTCATACCGTAGAAGACCTGTTATACACCTTGCCCCATCGCTATGAAGACCGGCGCCACTTTTCTTCCATCAGCCAGCTTAAACCCGGAGAATCCGGTCAGTTTCGCGGTAAAATCCTCAATGCCGACGAAGTGCCAATGGGCCGTGGCCGCAAAAAACTGTTTGAAGTCGTTGTTGGCGACGACACCGGCCAGATGCTGCTCAAATGGTTTCATTACCGACGGGACTGGATGAAAAAGAACTATACGCCCGGCCGTATTGCTCAGGTTTATGGTGAAGTGCGTATCTACTCCGGTCGGCGCGAAATCCTTCACCCTGAGATTGATTTTAATGACGCGACAGATTCTGCAACACTGCGGATTCTGCCGGTCTATCCTTTGACGGAAGGGCTGTCACAAAAACAGTTACGCAATTTTTGTCAGCAGGCCGTTTCCGTCTACGCAGAGTCCGTTCCGACTCATTTGCCTGAGTGGATCATGAAAAAGCGCGATCTCCTGCCGTTGAGTCAGGCCTTACTGCACTGCCATTGTCCGCCTGTTGAGAGTGACTTTTACTGCTTGCAGCATGGGCAGGATCCGGCACGACAGACGCTGGTTTATGATGAATTTTTTTACCTCCAACTTGGCTTGACTCTACGCCGCCAAGGCGTTCAGGTCGAGCAAGGCCGAGCGTTCACACTGGAGCATCGCTATACGCAACCCTTAGCAAAAGCACTGCCGTTCAGCCTGACCGCCGCCCAAAAACGCGTTCTTGGTGAAATCAAACAGGATATGCTGGCTCCGCACCCCATGAACCGTCTGATTCAGGGCGATGTTGGCAGTGGTAAAACCATTGTTGCTTTAATGGCTGCCCTGATTGCCATCGAAAATAATGCTCAGGCTGCTGTTCTGGCACCAACCGAAATCCTTGCAGAGCAACACTATCGTCAATTTCACCACTGGATGACGCAACTGGGACTGCACTGTGCTTTATTGACCGGTTCCACAGCAAAGTCGGAACGTCAGGCGCTGTTGGAAAATCTGGCCCAAGGTGAGATCACGCTCTTGGTCGGCACCCATGCCATACTCCAACCCGACGTAACGTTTGCTGATCTCGGGCTTGTGATTATCGATGAACAACACCGTTTTGGTGTTCAGCAACGTCAGCAATTGCGTAAAAAAGGTCACAACCCGGACACGCTGGTTATGACGGCGACTCCCATTCCACGCACACTGTCTCTAACGCTTTATGGTGATCTGGCCATGTCGGTGATTGATGAGCTCCCTCCAGGGCGAACACCGATCACGACGCGTATTGCCCGCTCTTCGCAACGACCGCAACTGCTTGACTTCGTGCGCCGCGAACTCGACAAAGGTCATCAGGTGTATTTCGTTTATCCTCTGGTTGAGGAGAGTGAACGCTCAGAACTTAAAGCCGCTACTGAAGCGTTTGAAACCCTTGAAAAAGAGTTGGGTTCAGAGTATCGCGGGGGGCTATTGCACGGCCGCCTCCATCCACGCGACAAAGAAGCCGTGATGGAAAAATTTAAACAGGCTCAGATTCATTATCTGGTTGCAACCACGGTGATTGAAGTTGGAATTGACGTGCCGAACGCCTCTGTCATGGTAATTGAACATGCTGAACGATTTGGTTTGGCTCAACTCCATCAGTTGCGTGGTCGGGTAGGGCGGGGGGCTGCGAAAAGTTACTGTGTACTGGTCCCGTCCGAACAGTGCAGTCGCGATGGCCAGCAGCGGCTCAATATCATGCAAAACTCCAACGATGGCTTTGTCATCGCCGAGGCCGATCTGGAGTTGCGCGGGCCCGGAGAGTTCTTGGGCACCCGTCAGGCCGGCATTGAGAATTTTCGGGTTGCCAATCTGTTACGGGATGCCTTGCTGCTCGAACAAGCCCGAGAAGACGCCTTGCAGCTTATTGAACAGGATGATTTTCTCACCTCACCGCAGTATTATGCCTTGCGTAAAACATTAAAGCAGCGATGGGGCAGTCGGCTCGAACTAGCCAGTGTCGGATAA
- the carA gene encoding glutamine-hydrolyzing carbamoyl-phosphate synthase small subunit yields MKAILALADGRVFHGQSIGAVGETFGEVVFNTSMSGYQEILTDPSYHGEIVTMTYPQIGNCGVNTEDVESDKPHLAGFVVKEICEFPSNWRSEISLNEYLQQNNIVGIQGIDTRALVKHIRDHGAQTGVISTVDLDVDSLVAKARQAPGLVGRDLVKEVTTAESYTWTQGVWDLEKGYTELIEPARFHVVVYDFGIKRNILRNLVSSGCRVTVVPASTSASEVLALNPDGVFLSNGPGDPEPITYAQENIRQLLGKVPLFGICLGHQLLAIALGGSTYKLKFGHRGGNQPVQRDENKRVEITSQNHGFAVDAKSLESASIISHLNLNDNTVEGLCHSCFPAFSVQYHPEASPGPHDAHYLFDRFIGLMEDFKKNKN; encoded by the coding sequence ATGAAAGCTATTCTGGCTCTCGCCGATGGCCGCGTTTTTCATGGTCAAAGCATTGGTGCCGTTGGGGAAACCTTCGGTGAAGTTGTTTTTAATACCAGTATGAGTGGATATCAGGAGATTCTTACTGATCCGTCTTATCATGGTGAAATTGTCACCATGACGTATCCGCAGATAGGCAACTGCGGCGTCAACACGGAAGATGTTGAGTCTGACAAGCCGCATCTTGCCGGTTTTGTCGTTAAAGAGATCTGTGAATTTCCCAGCAACTGGCGCAGTGAAATCAGTCTCAATGAGTATCTGCAGCAAAACAACATCGTCGGCATTCAAGGCATCGATACACGGGCACTGGTCAAACATATCCGCGACCATGGCGCCCAGACCGGCGTGATTTCTACAGTTGATCTCGACGTTGACAGTTTGGTTGCAAAGGCCCGCCAGGCTCCGGGGCTGGTTGGACGTGATCTGGTCAAGGAAGTAACCACGGCTGAGTCCTATACCTGGACGCAAGGCGTGTGGGACCTTGAAAAGGGCTATACAGAGCTGATTGAACCGGCACGCTTTCATGTTGTCGTCTATGATTTCGGCATTAAGCGCAATATCCTGCGCAATCTGGTCAGTTCCGGCTGTCGCGTGACCGTTGTTCCGGCGTCAACATCTGCCAGCGAAGTCCTGGCCCTCAACCCTGATGGCGTTTTCCTCAGTAATGGCCCTGGAGACCCGGAGCCGATTACCTATGCCCAGGAAAATATTCGCCAGCTACTGGGAAAAGTGCCCCTGTTCGGCATTTGCCTCGGACATCAATTATTGGCCATCGCATTAGGTGGCTCCACCTATAAGCTCAAATTTGGTCATCGCGGCGGCAATCAGCCGGTTCAACGGGATGAAAACAAACGGGTTGAAATCACCTCGCAGAATCACGGTTTTGCCGTTGATGCCAAAAGCCTCGAATCGGCCTCCATCATCAGTCATCTCAACCTCAATGACAATACCGTCGAGGGCCTGTGCCATAGCTGTTTTCCGGCATTTTCGGTTCAGTATCACCCGGAGGCCTCACCCGGTCCCCATGATGCGCATTACCTGTTTGATCGCTTTATTGGCCTGATGGAAGACTTCAAGAAAAACAAGAACTGA
- a CDS encoding zonular occludens toxin domain-containing protein, translating to MIIIHEGVPGSGKTYDAIRKIIDALRAGRNVYTNIDGVDLPDCREYISGFLDVSRDLLQTRLVHLTDDQVRCFWEHVPEGSLIVVDEAQLYFNSRDFQKDENRKFGDWASTHRHHGYDLILVTQRAARIDTSVRSLAEFRYRYRKLNVFGGLMKKTYLVYTFCGEDTKHMRLERRTYDSKIFPSYNSYVGDATEKKVQKNPNALNHPIFWFAGVCLVYLVYLVPQSQLFSGDLSAIASGGKEANASEITTQAEPPERPTAGGRAAAIAATAPASAVLPSDYVTVPVDAYIRMGTKIILTSRGQRLSGWRHFNEQSMTVQVPDTFVFNAVSPACDNVSSSVSDADFEDDRQPLNTLGFTVSNPSYEHRLSQKTLDNYLAEHPLD from the coding sequence ATGATTATTATCCATGAGGGGGTTCCCGGCTCTGGCAAAACCTATGACGCTATTCGTAAAATAATTGATGCGCTTAGGGCTGGCCGCAACGTCTATACCAACATTGACGGGGTTGATCTTCCAGATTGTCGAGAATATATTTCAGGCTTTCTTGACGTGTCGCGTGATCTTCTGCAGACTCGCCTCGTGCATTTGACTGACGATCAGGTCCGTTGCTTTTGGGAACATGTCCCCGAGGGTTCTTTGATCGTCGTTGATGAGGCTCAGCTCTATTTCAACAGTCGCGATTTTCAGAAGGACGAAAACCGTAAATTTGGAGATTGGGCGTCAACGCATCGTCACCACGGTTACGATTTGATTCTCGTGACGCAACGTGCGGCTCGGATCGACACTTCTGTCCGATCTTTGGCTGAATTTAGATATCGTTATCGCAAGCTCAATGTCTTTGGTGGCTTGATGAAAAAGACATATCTTGTTTATACATTTTGCGGCGAAGATACTAAACACATGCGCCTAGAGCGTCGCACCTATGATTCTAAAATTTTCCCTTCCTACAACTCTTATGTGGGTGATGCGACTGAAAAGAAGGTCCAGAAAAATCCTAACGCTCTCAATCATCCGATCTTCTGGTTTGCCGGTGTGTGTCTTGTTTATCTGGTCTATCTTGTTCCTCAGTCCCAGTTGTTCTCTGGTGATTTGTCAGCTATTGCCAGCGGTGGTAAAGAAGCCAATGCGTCGGAAATAACAACTCAAGCAGAACCCCCAGAACGGCCGACTGCCGGGGGAAGGGCTGCCGCTATTGCGGCAACGGCCCCGGCATCGGCTGTTCTTCCTTCTGATTATGTCACTGTTCCGGTTGATGCCTATATCCGTATGGGCACAAAGATCATACTCACATCGCGTGGTCAGCGACTTTCTGGTTGGCGTCATTTCAACGAGCAATCAATGACAGTCCAGGTCCCTGACACCTTTGTTTTCAATGCGGTTTCACCCGCGTGTGATAACGTTTCATCCTCTGTTTCTGATGCCGACTTTGAGGACGATCGTCAACCTCTGAATACTCTTGGTTTTACTGTCTCAAATCCATCATATGAACATCGCTTGTCTCAAAAAACTTTGGACAATTATTTAGCTGAACATCCTTTGGATTGA
- the carB gene encoding carbamoyl-phosphate synthase large subunit encodes MPKRTDIKKILIIGAGPIVIGQACEFDYSGTQACKALKDEGYEVVLLNSNPATIMTDPDFADRTYVEPVTPAVLAKIIEKERPDALLPTLGGQTALNTAVAVAKDGTLDKFGVELIGAKLPAIEKAEDRTLFKKAMASIGVAVPRSGLAHNYDEAMAVIEDVGFPAIIRPSFTLGGTGGGIAYNREEYEAMAVAGIDASPTDEILVEESVIGWKEYELEVMRDLADNVVIICSIENFDAMGVHTGDSITVAPAQTLTDKEYQILRDASLKIIREIGVETGGSNIQFGINPKDGRLVVIEMNPRVSRSSALASKATGFPIAKIAAKLSVGYTLDEIPNDITRETFASFEPTIDYVVTKVPRFTFEKFPSTDPTLTTQMKSVGEAMAIGRTFKESFQKALRSMEIGSDGFESRLFASPADVTTPLSAADMEQLRDKLRVPNVDRTWYLGDALRAGLSVDEIYQISGIDPWFVNNIGQIIAKEQQLYAYRDTILTATEQGMDLLREAKQYGFSDRRLAYLVGTDEATIRQLRYDHAIRPVYKRVDTCAAEFEAFTPYMYSTYEEECEANPTDRNKIMILGGGPNRIGQGIEFDYCCVHGVFALHDDGFETIMVNCNPETVSTDYDTSDRLYFEPLTLEDVLEIVAIEKPNGVIVQFGGQTPLKLAVALENAGVPIIGTSPDAIDRAEDRERFQALLHKLDLKQPANGLARSFEEAEIIAEEIGYPVVVRPSYVLGGRAMEIVYGIDQLRNYMKFAVQASPEHPILIDKFLDHAIEIDVDALADGTDVVIGGIMQHIEEAGIHSGDSACSLPPYSLAEELVEEVRRQTRALALELGVIGLMNIQFAVKDNIVYLIEVNPRASRTSPFVSKATGRPLAKIAARLMAGKTLKELNILDDIVPDHVAVKESVFPFAKFPGVDTLLGPEMKSTGEVMGLDKDFGKAFAKAQMGAGVNLPLSGKVFISVKDSDKPETIAIAKKLVDAGFSLIATGGTATTLQENGLPVERVNKVKEGRPHCVDAIKNGDIAMVFNTTFGIQSIADSYSIRRSALMYSVAYFTTVTGMDAAVDGILAMQRETLDVVALQEYSLKS; translated from the coding sequence ATGCCTAAACGTACAGACATAAAAAAGATTCTGATCATTGGTGCCGGTCCCATTGTCATTGGTCAGGCCTGTGAGTTTGACTACTCCGGCACGCAGGCGTGCAAGGCGCTCAAAGATGAAGGTTATGAGGTCGTTCTTCTCAACTCCAACCCGGCCACCATTATGACCGACCCGGATTTCGCTGACCGTACCTATGTCGAACCGGTGACTCCGGCTGTCCTGGCAAAAATCATTGAAAAAGAGCGCCCGGACGCGCTTCTGCCGACCCTTGGCGGTCAAACTGCCCTCAACACCGCTGTGGCGGTAGCGAAGGACGGCACTCTAGATAAATTCGGCGTTGAATTGATTGGCGCCAAGCTTCCGGCCATTGAAAAGGCTGAAGATCGCACCTTGTTTAAAAAGGCAATGGCTAGCATTGGTGTTGCGGTTCCTCGTTCAGGTCTGGCGCATAACTACGATGAAGCCATGGCTGTCATTGAGGACGTTGGTTTTCCGGCGATTATCCGCCCCTCCTTTACTCTCGGCGGAACCGGCGGTGGGATTGCTTATAACCGCGAAGAGTATGAAGCAATGGCCGTGGCGGGTATCGATGCGTCTCCAACCGATGAGATTCTGGTTGAAGAATCCGTCATTGGTTGGAAGGAGTACGAACTTGAGGTAATGCGTGACCTCGCGGACAATGTTGTCATCATCTGTTCCATTGAGAACTTTGATGCCATGGGCGTTCATACCGGTGATTCGATCACCGTGGCACCAGCCCAGACCCTGACCGACAAAGAATACCAGATTCTGCGTGATGCTTCGTTGAAGATTATTCGTGAGATTGGTGTTGAAACAGGAGGTTCCAATATCCAATTCGGCATCAATCCCAAAGATGGCCGCCTGGTTGTTATCGAGATGAATCCGCGCGTGTCGCGCTCATCGGCCTTGGCCTCCAAAGCGACCGGCTTCCCCATTGCCAAGATTGCCGCTAAGCTGTCGGTTGGTTATACGCTGGACGAAATCCCCAACGATATCACGCGTGAAACGTTTGCCTCCTTTGAGCCAACCATTGATTACGTGGTGACCAAGGTGCCGCGTTTTACCTTTGAAAAATTCCCCAGCACCGATCCGACCCTGACTACTCAGATGAAATCGGTGGGCGAGGCCATGGCCATAGGCCGTACCTTCAAAGAGAGTTTCCAGAAGGCATTACGTTCCATGGAGATCGGTTCAGATGGGTTTGAAAGCCGCTTATTCGCTTCTCCAGCCGATGTGACCACACCGCTCAGTGCCGCCGATATGGAACAACTACGTGATAAATTACGCGTGCCCAATGTCGACCGCACTTGGTATCTCGGCGATGCACTGCGAGCCGGACTCTCTGTTGATGAGATCTATCAGATCAGTGGTATTGATCCCTGGTTTGTCAACAATATCGGGCAAATCATCGCCAAGGAGCAACAGCTCTACGCGTATCGCGATACAATCCTGACCGCCACTGAACAGGGAATGGATTTGCTTCGTGAAGCCAAACAGTATGGATTTTCCGACCGTCGTTTGGCCTACCTTGTCGGCACTGACGAGGCGACCATTCGCCAACTGCGTTATGACCACGCCATTCGTCCGGTGTACAAGCGGGTGGACACCTGTGCTGCCGAGTTCGAAGCATTTACACCTTACATGTATTCCACTTATGAAGAGGAATGCGAAGCAAACCCCACAGATCGCAATAAGATCATGATTTTAGGTGGCGGGCCTAACCGCATCGGTCAAGGCATCGAGTTCGATTACTGCTGTGTTCACGGCGTCTTTGCCCTCCATGATGACGGCTTTGAAACCATCATGGTTAATTGCAACCCGGAAACCGTTTCTACCGATTACGATACGTCTGATCGTCTCTATTTCGAGCCATTGACCCTCGAAGATGTGTTGGAAATTGTCGCGATTGAAAAGCCGAATGGTGTCATTGTTCAGTTCGGTGGTCAGACGCCACTGAAGCTGGCTGTTGCACTGGAAAACGCAGGTGTGCCGATTATCGGCACCAGTCCCGACGCCATTGACCGCGCCGAGGATCGTGAACGTTTTCAGGCTTTGCTGCACAAGTTGGATCTCAAGCAACCGGCCAACGGTCTGGCACGTTCGTTTGAGGAGGCGGAAATCATTGCCGAAGAGATTGGTTACCCGGTTGTCGTGCGGCCCTCGTATGTGCTTGGTGGCCGGGCCATGGAGATCGTTTATGGCATTGACCAGCTACGCAATTATATGAAATTTGCTGTTCAGGCCTCTCCGGAGCATCCGATTCTGATTGATAAATTTCTTGATCACGCCATTGAGATCGATGTCGATGCGCTGGCCGACGGCACAGATGTCGTGATCGGCGGCATCATGCAACACATTGAAGAAGCGGGTATCCACTCTGGAGACTCTGCCTGTTCCCTGCCGCCATACTCTCTGGCAGAGGAACTTGTCGAAGAAGTACGCCGCCAGACACGAGCTCTGGCTCTCGAACTGGGCGTTATCGGCTTGATGAATATTCAGTTCGCGGTTAAAGACAATATCGTCTACCTCATTGAAGTGAACCCGCGCGCCAGCCGTACGTCACCCTTTGTCTCTAAAGCAACCGGACGTCCCCTGGCAAAAATTGCCGCACGTCTGATGGCAGGAAAAACCTTGAAAGAACTCAATATCCTCGATGATATTGTTCCTGACCATGTTGCGGTCAAAGAATCGGTTTTCCCCTTTGCCAAATTCCCCGGCGTCGACACATTGTTGGGACCGGAAATGAAATCCACCGGTGAAGTGATGGGCCTGGACAAGGACTTCGGGAAAGCCTTTGCGAAAGCTCAGATGGGTGCCGGCGTCAATCTTCCGTTAAGTGGTAAAGTGTTTATCAGTGTCAAAGACAGCGATAAGCCGGAAACCATTGCGATTGCCAAAAAGCTCGTCGATGCCGGATTCAGCCTGATTGCCACCGGTGGCACGGCAACAACCCTTCAGGAAAACGGCTTGCCGGTTGAGCGTGTCAATAAGGTGAAAGAAGGGCGACCGCATTGTGTTGACGCCATTAAAAATGGTGACATTGCCATGGTCTTCAATACCACCTTTGGTATTCAGTCTATTGCAGACTCTTACTCGATCCGTCGTTCAGCTCTGATGTACAGTGTGGCCTACTTTACAACGGTCACCGGAATGGACGCTGCCGTCGATGGCATCCTAGCCATGCAGCGAGAAACCCTTGACGTTGTTGCCCTCCAAGAGTATAGTTTGAAGTCTTAA